In one window of Azotobacter salinestris DNA:
- the pqqA gene encoding pyrroloquinoline quinone precursor peptide PqqA codes for MWTKPAFTDLRIGFEVTLYFANR; via the coding sequence ATGTGGACCAAACCCGCCTTCACTGACCTGCGCATCGGTTTCGAAGTGACGCTGTACTTCGCCAACCGTTGA
- the pqqB gene encoding pyrroloquinoline quinone biosynthesis protein PqqB has product MHIRILGSAAGGGFPQWNCNCRNCRGLREGSLRATPRSQSSIALSDDGANWILCNASPDIRVQIEAFPALQPARAVRDTAIRALILLDSQIDHTTGLLSLREGCPHEVWCTEMVHQDLTTGFPLFNMLEHWNGGLTWRPIALDRPFVIDACPALRFTPIPLRSAAPPYSPHRNDPHPGDNLGLLVEDSRTGGVLFYAPGLGQVDAPLLSWMRRADCLLVDGTLWRDDEMIHAGCGSRLGSEMGHLPQSGAGGMLEVLDGLDGRKVLIHINNTNPILDEDSPERAELTACGVEVARDGMSIEL; this is encoded by the coding sequence ATGCATATCCGAATTCTCGGCTCGGCCGCCGGCGGCGGTTTTCCCCAGTGGAACTGCAACTGCCGCAACTGCCGTGGCCTGCGCGAAGGCAGCCTGCGCGCCACGCCGCGCAGCCAGTCGTCCATCGCCCTGTCCGACGACGGGGCGAACTGGATTCTCTGCAACGCCTCGCCGGACATCCGCGTGCAGATCGAGGCCTTCCCGGCCCTGCAGCCGGCCCGCGCGGTGCGCGACACGGCGATCCGCGCGCTGATCCTCCTCGACAGCCAGATCGACCACACCACCGGCCTGCTCAGCCTGCGCGAGGGCTGCCCGCACGAGGTCTGGTGCACGGAGATGGTTCACCAGGACCTGACCACCGGTTTCCCGCTGTTCAACATGCTCGAGCACTGGAACGGCGGCCTGACGTGGAGGCCCATCGCCCTGGACCGGCCGTTCGTGATCGACGCCTGCCCGGCCCTGCGCTTCACGCCGATTCCGCTGCGCAGCGCCGCGCCGCCGTATTCGCCGCACCGTAACGACCCGCACCCGGGCGACAACCTCGGCCTGCTGGTCGAGGACAGCCGCACGGGCGGCGTGCTGTTCTACGCCCCCGGCCTCGGCCAGGTGGATGCGCCGCTGCTCAGCTGGATGCGCCGCGCCGACTGTCTGCTGGTCGACGGCACCCTGTGGCGCGACGACGAGATGATCCACGCCGGCTGCGGCAGCAGGCTGGGTAGCGAGATGGGCCATCTGCCGCAGAGCGGCGCGGGCGGCATGCTCGAGGTGCTCGACGGCCTGGACGGGCGCAAGGTGCTCATCCATATCAACAACACCAACCCGATCCTCGACGAGGACTCGCCCGAGCGCGCCGAGCTGACCGCGTGCGGCGTCGAGGTCGCCCGGGACGGCATGAGCATCGAGCTGTAA
- the pqqF gene encoding pyrroloquinoline quinone biosynthesis protein PqqF: MRELPPLEQRSLRLDNGVQATLLHDPQARRLALAAGVDTGSLHEPEAWPGLAHFLEHCLFLGSEGFAEVGVFAGYVHGEGGRYNARTLGLHTQYYLEMPARELIPALERLCDLLARPLLLPERLLAEREVLHAEYLARCQDGDSQLLGALAVLLEPGHPLARFHAGARDSLDPPSAAFLAELRAWHARHYRGENLRLLACGPQSLGELEAQVRAVAGVLPGGARVAAPAWPSSWPAGQGCLRLELEQPAQRRMSLWWALEHVAARDEPALDLLRQALQRSDAGSLLGVLRARGLARSARLELHPADAGQALLALHLDLLEEGSGREEQVAALCRDWLAWLQTAPERVGDPALIENLRIGQAWDEYEQAPLERAARWLERWQRQGGAELALWPEPPTHAVLGEWLRPLAQPPRLLHCSRDALPGGELTARFPVRHRVLPQAGLPPVRSSWQASPANPFQAPALPSGAGDWPVEWRSTGTELLRPGHAALLLAWQAATPGPEARLAELALAERWDALAGEARPFGVDCQVSSDAGRLSLCLSGPPAALPSALAPLLAALREGDAARWRAVWQRRRDAQGQQILLRRLVAHPAARTRVLVVDEDWLARQLTTLDSAGLADLVGDYLAGAGLCGWCMGEVPSAVLPLLQGLGHPAAMQSQQQPLGGEHELHLGIAGGEQAVLLRLLAPSGDPGLEAAWRLLAILLQGAFHQALRVEQGLGYALFCRFVDAEEGGEMQFGVQSPHVSAPRLQQAIGDFLIRQRDGLAGLDATRLASARRAALDALDEGSRPLRLQRAVTAWLGGRPDDWLERLRAGLQQLRAGDLFEAAQAMPEAGWCWVISR, from the coding sequence ATGCGCGAACTGCCGCCGCTCGAGCAGCGCAGCCTGCGCCTGGACAACGGCGTGCAGGCGACCCTGCTGCACGACCCGCAGGCCCGCCGCCTGGCCCTGGCCGCCGGGGTGGACACCGGCAGCCTGCACGAGCCCGAGGCCTGGCCGGGACTGGCGCACTTTCTCGAGCATTGCCTGTTTCTCGGCAGCGAAGGCTTTGCCGAGGTCGGCGTCTTCGCCGGGTACGTGCACGGCGAAGGCGGGCGCTACAACGCCCGCACCCTCGGCCTCCATACCCAGTATTACCTGGAGATGCCGGCGCGCGAGCTGATCCCCGCCCTCGAGCGGCTCTGCGACCTGCTGGCGCGGCCGCTGCTGCTGCCCGAGCGGCTGCTCGCCGAGCGCGAGGTGCTGCATGCCGAGTATCTGGCGCGCTGTCAGGACGGCGACAGCCAGTTGCTCGGTGCGCTGGCCGTTCTGCTCGAGCCAGGCCATCCGCTGGCGCGCTTCCATGCCGGCGCACGCGACAGCCTCGATCCGCCGTCAGCGGCCTTTCTCGCCGAGCTGCGCGCCTGGCACGCCCGGCATTACCGGGGCGAGAACCTGCGCCTGCTGGCCTGCGGGCCGCAGTCCCTGGGCGAGCTGGAGGCGCAGGTCCGCGCCGTCGCCGGCGTGCTGCCGGGCGGCGCACGCGTGGCGGCACCCGCCTGGCCATCGTCCTGGCCGGCAGGGCAGGGCTGCCTGCGTCTGGAGCTGGAGCAGCCGGCGCAGCGGCGCATGAGCCTGTGGTGGGCGCTGGAGCATGTCGCCGCGCGCGACGAGCCGGCTCTGGATCTGCTGCGCCAGGCACTGCAGCGCAGCGACGCCGGCAGCCTGCTCGGCGTGCTGCGCGCCCGCGGTCTGGCCCGGTCGGCTCGCCTGGAGCTGCACCCGGCGGATGCCGGGCAGGCGCTGCTGGCCCTGCATCTGGATCTGCTGGAGGAGGGCAGTGGCCGCGAGGAGCAGGTCGCTGCCCTCTGCCGCGACTGGCTGGCCTGGCTGCAGACCGCACCCGAGCGGGTCGGCGATCCGGCCCTGATCGAAAACCTGCGCATCGGCCAGGCCTGGGACGAATACGAGCAGGCGCCGCTGGAGCGTGCCGCGCGCTGGCTGGAGCGCTGGCAGCGTCAGGGCGGTGCCGAGCTGGCACTGTGGCCGGAACCGCCGACGCATGCCGTGCTGGGCGAGTGGCTGAGGCCGCTGGCGCAGCCGCCGCGGCTCCTGCACTGCAGCCGTGATGCCCTGCCGGGGGGCGAGCTCACCGCACGCTTTCCGGTGCGCCATCGGGTGCTGCCGCAGGCCGGGCTGCCGCCTGTACGGAGTTCCTGGCAGGCGTCCCCGGCCAATCCTTTCCAGGCACCGGCGCTTCCGTCCGGTGCGGGAGACTGGCCTGTCGAGTGGCGCAGCACGGGCACGGAGCTGCTGCGTCCCGGCCACGCCGCACTGCTGCTCGCCTGGCAGGCGGCAACGCCGGGGCCGGAGGCGCGGCTGGCGGAGCTGGCGCTGGCCGAGCGCTGGGACGCGCTGGCCGGTGAAGCGCGGCCGTTTGGCGTCGACTGCCAGGTATCGAGCGATGCCGGACGCCTGAGCCTGTGCCTGAGCGGGCCGCCCGCAGCTCTGCCTTCGGCGCTGGCGCCTCTGCTGGCAGCACTGCGCGAGGGCGATGCGGCGCGCTGGCGCGCTGTCTGGCAGCGGCGGCGCGATGCACAGGGGCAGCAGATCCTGCTGCGCCGTCTAGTGGCGCATCCGGCGGCGCGGACGCGTGTGCTGGTGGTGGATGAGGATTGGCTCGCCCGGCAGCTGACGACGCTGGATAGCGCCGGTCTGGCAGACCTGGTTGGCGATTACCTGGCCGGTGCCGGTCTGTGCGGCTGGTGCATGGGCGAGGTGCCTTCGGCCGTGTTGCCGCTGCTGCAGGGGCTCGGCCATCCTGCGGCCATGCAATCGCAGCAGCAGCCCCTGGGCGGTGAGCATGAGCTGCATCTGGGGATCGCGGGAGGCGAACAGGCGGTCCTGCTGCGCCTTCTGGCGCCGTCCGGCGATCCCGGCTTGGAGGCGGCCTGGCGCCTGCTGGCGATTCTCCTGCAGGGTGCCTTTCATCAAGCCCTGCGCGTCGAGCAGGGCCTCGGCTATGCGCTGTTCTGCCGTTTCGTCGACGCCGAGGAGGGGGGCGAGATGCAGTTCGGCGTGCAGTCGCCGCACGTCTCGGCGCCGCGTCTGCAACAGGCGATCGGCGATTTTCTCATCAGGCAGCGGGACGGCCTCGCCGGGCTGGATGCGACGCGTTTGGCGTCGGCCCGCCGCGCGGCGCTGGATGCCCTCGACGAAGGCAGCCGTCCGCTGCGCCTGCAGCGTGCCGTCACGGCCTGGCTCGGCGGCCGGCCGGACGACTGGCTGGAGCGGTTGCGCGCCGGGCTGCAGCAGCTTAGGGCCGGCGATTTGTTCGAGGCGGCGCAGGCAATGCCGGAGGCGGGGTGGTGCTGGGTGATCTCCCGCTGA
- the pqqD gene encoding pyrroloquinoline quinone biosynthesis peptide chaperone PqqD translates to MSETTLNDIPQLRRGFRLQWEPAQNCHVLLYPEGMVKLNDSAAAILGQVDGDRSIAAIVAALRERFPEAGDIETDVLEFLEVARERSWIELH, encoded by the coding sequence ATGAGCGAAACCACCCTGAACGATATCCCCCAGTTGCGCCGCGGCTTCCGCCTGCAGTGGGAGCCGGCGCAGAACTGCCATGTGCTGCTCTATCCCGAGGGCATGGTCAAGCTCAACGACAGCGCCGCGGCGATCCTCGGCCAGGTCGACGGCGATCGCAGCATCGCCGCCATCGTCGCCGCGCTGCGCGAGCGCTTTCCCGAGGCCGGGGACATCGAGACGGACGTCCTGGAGTTCCTGGAGGTGGCGCGTGAGCGATCCTGGATCGAGCTGCACTGA
- the pqqE gene encoding pyrroloquinoline quinone biosynthesis protein PqqE — translation MSDPGSSCTEPGPPLWLLAELTYRCPLQCPYCSNPLDFARQGEELSTAEWIEVFRQARELGAAQLGFSGGEPLVRQDLTELIRAARGLGYYTNLITSGIGLTETRIAAFAAAGLDHIQVSFQAADEEVNDLLAGSSKAFAQKLAMARAVKAQGYPMVLNFVTHRHNIDSIERIIELCIELEADYVELATCQFYGWAELNRAGLLPTRAQLERAERITNEWREKLAARKHPCKLIFVTPDYYEERPKACMGGWGSLFLDIAPDGTALPCHSAKMLPVQFPNVREHSLRHIWYDSFGFNRFRGDVWLPEPCRSCDEKGRDFGGCRCQAFLLTGDAAAADPVCGKSAHHGLILDARRQAEEAPLGLERLTWRNARTSKIICKG, via the coding sequence GTGAGCGATCCTGGATCGAGCTGCACTGAGCCGGGCCCGCCGCTGTGGCTGCTCGCCGAGCTGACCTACCGCTGCCCGCTGCAGTGCCCGTACTGCTCCAACCCCCTGGACTTCGCCAGGCAGGGCGAGGAGCTGTCCACCGCCGAGTGGATCGAGGTGTTCCGCCAGGCCCGCGAGCTGGGCGCCGCCCAGCTCGGCTTCTCCGGCGGCGAGCCGCTGGTGCGCCAGGATCTGACCGAGCTGATCCGTGCCGCCCGCGGCCTCGGCTACTACACCAACCTGATCACCTCCGGCATCGGCCTCACCGAGACGCGCATCGCCGCGTTCGCCGCGGCCGGCCTGGACCATATCCAGGTCAGCTTCCAGGCCGCCGATGAGGAGGTGAACGACCTGCTGGCCGGATCAAGCAAGGCCTTCGCCCAGAAGCTGGCCATGGCCCGCGCGGTCAAGGCCCAGGGCTATCCGATGGTGCTCAACTTCGTCACCCACCGGCACAACATCGACAGTATCGAGCGGATCATCGAACTGTGCATCGAGCTGGAGGCGGATTACGTAGAGCTGGCGACCTGCCAGTTCTACGGCTGGGCCGAGCTGAACCGCGCCGGACTCCTGCCGACCCGTGCCCAGCTGGAGCGCGCCGAGCGCATCACCAATGAGTGGCGGGAAAAGCTCGCCGCACGCAAGCACCCGTGCAAGCTGATCTTCGTCACCCCGGACTACTACGAGGAGCGTCCCAAGGCCTGCATGGGCGGCTGGGGCAGCCTGTTCCTCGACATCGCCCCGGACGGCACGGCACTGCCGTGCCACAGCGCGAAGATGCTGCCGGTGCAGTTTCCCAACGTGCGCGAGCACAGCCTCCGGCACATCTGGTACGACTCCTTCGGTTTCAACCGCTTTCGCGGCGACGTCTGGCTGCCCGAGCCGTGCCGTTCCTGCGACGAGAAGGGCCGCGACTTCGGCGGTTGCCGCTGCCAGGCCTTCCTGCTCACCGGCGACGCCGCGGCGGCCGACCCGGTATGCGGCAAGTCGGCCCATCACGGCCTGATCCTCGACGCCCGTCGCCAGGCGGAGGAGGCGCCGCTCGGCCTGGAGCGGCTGACCTGGCGCAATGCCCGGACCTCGAAGATCATCTGCAAGGGCTGA
- the pqqC gene encoding pyrroloquinoline-quinone synthase PqqC, whose product MTEPAMSPAEFEQALRAKGAYYHIHHPFQVAMYEGRSTREQIRGWVANRFYYQANIPLKDAAILANCPEREVRREWIRRILDHDGGPGEEGGIEAWLRLGEAVGLRREQLMSQELVLPGVRFAVDAYVNFARRASWQEAAGSSLTELFAPSIHQSRLDTWPQHYPWIEAGGYDYFRKRLKEARRDVEHGLRITLAHFTTREAQERMLEILQFKLDILWSMLDAMSMAYELNRPPYHTVTGERVWHRGIAW is encoded by the coding sequence ATGACCGAGCCAGCCATGAGCCCTGCCGAATTCGAGCAGGCGCTGCGCGCCAAGGGCGCCTACTACCACATCCACCACCCGTTCCAGGTCGCCATGTACGAGGGCCGCTCGACCCGCGAGCAGATCCGGGGCTGGGTGGCCAACCGCTTCTACTATCAGGCGAACATTCCCCTGAAGGACGCGGCGATCCTCGCCAACTGCCCGGAGCGCGAGGTCCGCCGCGAGTGGATCCGGCGCATCCTCGACCACGATGGCGGCCCCGGCGAGGAGGGCGGCATCGAGGCCTGGCTGCGCCTCGGCGAGGCGGTCGGGCTCAGGCGCGAGCAGTTGATGTCCCAGGAGCTGGTGCTGCCGGGGGTGCGCTTCGCGGTGGACGCCTACGTCAACTTCGCCCGCCGCGCCAGCTGGCAGGAGGCGGCCGGCAGTTCGCTGACCGAGCTGTTCGCCCCGAGCATCCACCAGTCGCGCCTCGACACCTGGCCGCAGCACTATCCCTGGATCGAGGCCGGTGGCTACGACTACTTCCGCAAGCGCCTGAAGGAGGCGCGCCGCGACGTCGAGCACGGCCTGCGCATCACCCTCGCGCACTTCACCACCCGCGAGGCCCAGGAACGCATGCTGGAGATCCTGCAGTTCAAGCTGGACATCCTCTGGAGCATGCTCGACGCCATGAGCATGGCCTACGAGCTGAACCGCCCGCCGTACCACACGGTGACCGGCGAACGGGTCTGGCACCGGGGAATCGCGTGGTGA
- a CDS encoding alpha/beta hydrolase family protein, with protein MPYGSWPSRWSAADAAAASCDFAGLQAGLGGLLWLEYRPDDGHCCLWLWRDGAVQCLTPPGRSVRSRVYEYGGGAFCVVEDGVAWVDEADQQVYRTDLAAAAAPQALTACSDCRYGDLHHAPGWSAVLAVEESHAAQAVVHRLVALSLHDGTRRVLAEGADFYSAPRLSADGCRLAWLEWDRPELPWTATRLCLAEVETDGPLGQPVTLAGLEGGEALQQPCFAADGRLWCLSDRAGWWQPWVEQGGRLQAIERTGEDAGRRSDNGAASSAGAADWSEPRPLAAADHAPAPWLLGTVSYLPLADGGLLLTCQEEGWGFLIERDAAGRERYLATEFSRFRQLAADEEYFYCIAGSPTRLPAVLAIERAGGAVRLLAGGDAPLAEVELSWPQSLRFATGEGESAQAFFYPPRNAACPEPEYGRPPLVVFVHGGPTSACYPVLDPRIQFWTQRGFAVADLNYRGSSGFGRAYRLRLAGEWGRIDVEDACALVRDLGDAGLIDPARAFIRGASAGGYTALCALAFHDLFRGGASLYGVSDPLSLRRVTHKFEGDYLDWLIGDPERDAERYRQRTPLLHAGRIEAPVIFFQGGLDAVVVPQQTEAMVAALRAHGVPVEYRLYPDERNGFRQAAHLADALEREWRFYRRLLD; from the coding sequence ATGCCCTACGGTTCCTGGCCCAGCCGCTGGTCGGCGGCGGATGCCGCCGCGGCCAGCTGCGACTTCGCCGGGCTGCAGGCCGGCCTCGGCGGCCTGCTCTGGCTGGAATACCGCCCGGACGACGGGCATTGCTGCCTGTGGCTGTGGCGGGACGGCGCCGTGCAGTGCCTGACGCCGCCGGGCCGCTCGGTGCGCAGCCGGGTCTACGAATACGGCGGCGGGGCCTTCTGCGTCGTCGAGGACGGCGTGGCCTGGGTCGACGAGGCCGACCAGCAGGTCTATCGCACGGACCTCGCCGCTGCCGCCGCTCCGCAGGCGCTGACCGCGTGCAGCGACTGCCGCTACGGCGACCTGCACCACGCGCCGGGCTGGAGCGCGGTGCTGGCGGTCGAGGAAAGCCACGCGGCGCAGGCGGTGGTGCACCGGCTGGTCGCCCTGTCGCTGCACGACGGCACGCGCCGGGTCTTGGCCGAGGGCGCCGACTTCTACAGCGCGCCGCGGCTGAGCGCCGACGGCTGCCGTCTGGCCTGGCTCGAGTGGGACCGCCCCGAGCTGCCGTGGACCGCCACCCGCCTGTGCCTGGCCGAAGTGGAGACCGATGGCCCGCTCGGCCAGCCCGTGACCCTGGCCGGCCTCGAGGGCGGCGAGGCATTGCAGCAGCCCTGCTTCGCCGCCGACGGGCGCCTGTGGTGCCTCTCCGACCGCGCCGGCTGGTGGCAGCCCTGGGTGGAGCAGGGCGGCCGGTTGCAGGCCATCGAGCGGACGGGCGAGGACGCAGGACGCAGGTCGGACAACGGCGCAGCCTCGTCGGCCGGTGCCGCGGACTGGAGCGAGCCACGTCCCCTGGCCGCCGCCGACCATGCCCCGGCTCCCTGGCTGCTGGGCACTGTCAGCTACCTGCCGCTGGCGGACGGCGGCCTGCTGCTCACCTGCCAGGAGGAAGGCTGGGGCTTTCTGATCGAGCGCGATGCCGCGGGCCGCGAGCGCTATCTGGCCACGGAGTTCAGCCGCTTTCGCCAACTGGCGGCGGACGAGGAGTATTTCTACTGCATCGCCGGTTCGCCGACGCGGCTGCCGGCGGTCCTGGCGATCGAGCGGGCCGGCGGGGCGGTGCGCCTGCTCGCCGGGGGCGATGCGCCGCTGGCCGAGGTCGAGCTGTCCTGGCCGCAGTCGCTGCGCTTCGCCACCGGCGAGGGCGAGTCCGCCCAGGCCTTCTTCTATCCGCCGCGCAATGCCGCCTGCCCGGAGCCCGAGTACGGGCGGCCGCCGCTGGTGGTGTTCGTCCACGGCGGGCCGACCTCGGCCTGCTATCCGGTGCTCGATCCGCGCATCCAGTTCTGGACCCAGCGCGGCTTCGCCGTGGCCGACCTCAACTACCGGGGCTCCAGCGGCTTCGGGCGCGCCTATCGGCTGCGCCTGGCGGGCGAGTGGGGGCGGATCGACGTGGAGGACGCCTGTGCCCTGGTCCGCGATCTGGGCGATGCGGGCCTGATCGACCCGGCGCGGGCCTTCATCCGCGGCGCCAGCGCCGGCGGCTACACCGCGCTGTGTGCCCTGGCCTTCCACGACCTGTTCCGCGGCGGCGCCAGCCTGTACGGGGTCAGCGATCCCTTGAGCCTGCGCCGGGTCACCCACAAGTTCGAGGGCGACTACCTCGACTGGCTGATCGGCGATCCCGAGCGCGACGCCGAACGCTACCGGCAGCGCACGCCGCTGCTGCACGCCGGGCGCATCGAGGCACCGGTGATCTTCTTCCAGGGCGGCCTGGATGCGGTGGTGGTGCCGCAGCAGACCGAGGCGATGGTCGCCGCCCTGCGCGCGCACGGGGTGCCGGTCGAGTACCGGCTCTATCCCGACGAGCGCAACGGCTTTCGCCAGGCCGCCCATCTGGCCGATGCGCTGGAGCGCGAATGGCGCTTCTATCGGCGTCTGCTGGATTGA